A single window of Cydia splendana chromosome 13, ilCydSple1.2, whole genome shotgun sequence DNA harbors:
- the LOC134796417 gene encoding DNA (cytosine-5)-methyltransferase PliMCI-like — MPSKANLNQKNHDNGGSPKSNKNIKTTPNKAKLRSSNGKQLSITSMLAVKRGRSPSEETKLTPKKLKTNLDESLDDAKENDVECAADIKVVKTDAIKDKHISLDEIFGKTNGEDSNGLTSSDDKMDINITPKDNPDARESLTNGKNGVTKTDSDENHNYDNIDEQNHNYNENTAGQDDIDKNSDQSNEKSIPEPDMERCNTCRQFINNSDIIYFQGHPQDAVEEFIALTNEKLVLAAGDEGDIMERPQTNITGFSIFDREGHLVPIDGGLVESDARIYMSGYLKSICSESPEIDEESVPVKDVGPIIEWFIHGFDGGSRNCITLSTEFGEYNLMNPSSEYTPLMNNLYEKIWISKVVVEYLEEFHYLQPNYEDLLVVIREATIPELGDKQMTEEMLHKHAQFVCDQVVSLEADEDEAPLITLPCMRELIKLMGIKFGKRKIRAKIDYKKIDKKAWTKATTTPLVRKTFESFFTDQLDKTNHELVLRRKRCGVCEACQLPDCGECNACRAMAKFGGQGRSKQACVRRRCPNMAVQQADDSDNEEDEPDRLDDRVEDVVPVKLTGAGTRKIKWIGKPVKADATKVYYDKVEIDGSELSNGDYVMVETAQAKIPALVARVVYMWMEISNPKSGYFHAEVFIRATDTVLGEVGDPREVFLGDRCCHGAPLSSILRKANVEKREIPKDWFGLGGKELQDDGFEDDGKTYFYKKYYERFTARFEDLPADPPCPNALREHRFCPSCERKTKRDGKNIPKLFDKLAVKSEFVKESSKAEWSYVSWQDHVYKKGSGVFLKPDTFKLKTKELNPDRAKLEKVDESIYTEYYRKSDNNLRGSNVDTGEPFCVGHIAAVVARGDQRLVAPQDILLKVRLLLRPENVLPEARHSDLNLVYWTDDIREVPFSAVAGPCQLIYEENIPGNHQEWLSKDPNRFYFRQAYDKASGKFLEVPEHAANIGRAERKDKGKGRGKGKGKVEAEAAAEAETRPLRTLDVFAGCGGLSAGLHAAGIASCRWAVEHVEAAAHAYALNNPGCSVFREDCNALLAAALAGATHTAAALRLPTPGEVELMCGGPPCQGFSGMNRFNSREYSNFKNSLVATYLSFCDYYRPKYFILENVRNFVAFKKGMVLKLTLRTLLDMGYQCTFGVLQAGNYGVPQTRRRLIIMAAAPGFKLPLYPEPTHVFSRRACSLTINIDGKRFVSNIQWEDSAPRRTCTIRDAMSDLPDISNGASKIEIEYGSMPESHFQRMIRSKDENAKLRDHICKNMAPLIVARISRIPTTPGSDWRDLPNISVTLSDGTKCKVLQYRHIDKSSRNGQRRGVCACASGGACDPADRQENTLIPWCLPHTANRHNNWAGLYGRLSWDGYFSTTVTDPEPMGKQGRVLHPQQPRVVSVRECARSQGFPDTYVLAGSVLHKHRQVGNAVPPPLGEALGREIKKAFQLSTMKA; from the exons ATGCCTTCGAAGGCGAATCTAAATCAGAAAAATCATGACAACGGTGGCAGTCCGAAATCAAACAAGAACATAAAAACCACACCTAACAA AGCAAAATTAAGGTCATCCAATGGAAAGCAGTTGTCAATAACCAGCATGCTTGCTGTGAAGAGAGGACGGAGTCCATCAGAAGAGACTAAACTTACTCCT AAAAAGCTGAAGACAAATCTGGATGAATCACTTGATGACGCCAAAGAAAATGACGTGGAATGTGCGGCTGACATAAAAGTGGTTAAAACTGATGCAATCAAAGACAAACACatcagtttagatgaaatctttGGTAAAACTAATGGCGAAGATTCAAATGGTCTAACTTCATCTGATGATAAAATGGACATCAATATTACACCTAAAGATAATCCTGATGCACGAGAAAGCTTAACCAATGGCAAAAATGGTGTAACAAAGACTGATAGTGatgaaaatcataattatgaCAACATAGATGAACAAAATCATAATTATAACGAAAACACAGCCGGACAAGATGATATTGATAAGAACAGTGACCAATCAAATGAGAAAAGCATTCCTGAACCTGATATGGAGAGATGTAATACTTGCAGACAGTTTATAAACAACTCGGACATTATATATTTCCAAGGACACCCACAGGATGCTGTGGAAGAATTTATAGCGTTGACCAATGAAAAACTTGTTCTTGCTGCTG GTGACGAGGGTGACATTATGGAGCGGCCCCAAACAAATATCACCGGCTTCTCAATATTCGACCGAGAGGGCCACCTGGTGCCCATAGACGGGGGCCTCGTGGAGAGTGACGCAAGGATATACATGTCGGGGTACTTGAAGTCTATATGCTCGGAGTCTCCAGAGATAGATGAGGAATCAGTACCGGTTAAGGATGTTGGCCCTATTATTGAATG GTTTATTCACGGCTTTGACGGAGGTAGCAGGAACTGTATCACCCTGTCTACAGAATTTGGAGAATACAATCTCATGAACCCCAGCTCCGAGTACACGCCCTTAATGAACAACCTGTACGAGAAAATATGGATCAGCAAAGTTGTCGTAGAATACTTGGAAGAGTTCCATTACCTCCAACCGAACTATGAAGATCTGCTGGTGGTTATACGCGAAGCCACCATTCCAGAGCTAGGCGATAAACAAATGACTGAGGAAATGTTGCATAAACATGCTCAGTTCGTTTGTGACCAAGTTGTCAGCTTGGAGGCAGACGAAGATGAGGCTCCTCTCATTACACTCCCTTGCATGCGCGAGCTTATCAAGCTCATGGGCATCAAGTTCGGCAAACGGAAAATACGCGCTAAAATCGACTATAAAAAGATAGATAAGAAGGCGTGGACAAAGGCAACTACTACGCCTTTAGTCAGAAAAACTTTCGAAAGCTTCTTCACGGATCAGCTCGATAAAACTAACCACGAGTTAGTGTTGAGAAGGAAGAGATGTGGGGTGTGTGAAGCGTGTCAACTGCCGGATTGTGGGGAGTGTAACGCGTGCCGCGCTATGGCTAAATTTGGTGGGCAGGGGCGCTCGAAACAAGCCTGCGTGCGCCGTAGGTGCCCTAACATGGCTGTACAACAGGCTGATGATTCAGACAACGAGGAGGATGAACCCGACAGACTTGACGACCGTGTTGAAGACGTCGTGCCTGTTAAGCTCACCGGCGCCGGCACTAGGAAAATCAAATGGATCGGAAAACCTGTCAAAGCAGATGCAACCAAAGTTTATTATGATAAAGTCGAAATTGATGGCTCAGAATTAAGCAACGGCGATTATGTTATGGTGGAAACTGCGCAGGCTAAAATACCCGCTCTTGTTGCGAGAGTTGTCTATATGTGGATGGAGATCAGTAATCCTAAATCGGGCTACTTCCATGCAGAAGTTTTTATAAGAGCTACGGACACTGTCTTAGGCGAAGTAGGTGATCCAAGAGAAGTTTTCCTTGGAGACAGATGTTGCCATGGAGCTCCACTGTCGTCTATTTTAAGGAAAGCTAATGTCGAAAAGCGAGAGATACCTAAAGACTGGTTCGGATTAGGAGGGAAAGAATTGCAGGACGATGGATTTGAGGATGATGGTAAAACTTATTTCTATAAGAAGTATTATGAACGCTTCACCGCGCGCTTTGAGGATTTGCCGGCAGATCCACCTTGCCCTAACGCATTACGTGAACATCGCTTCTGTCCCTCTTGCGAGCGTAAGACTAAGCGAGACGGCAAGAACATCCCCAAACTCTTTGATAAGTTAGCAGTGAAGTCTGAATTCGTGAAAGAATCGAGCAAAGCTGAATGGAGCTACGTCTCGTGGCAGGACCACGTATATAAGAAGGGTAGTGGTGTCTTCCTCAAGCCGGACACTTTCAAATTGAAGACCAAGGAGCTGAATCCTGACAGGGCGAAACTAGAAAAGGTGGATGAGTCGATTTATACAGAATACTATCGGAAAAGCGACAACAACCTTCGAGGCTCAAACGTTGATACCGGAGAACCATTCTGTGTTGGACACATAGCGGCAGTAGTCGCTCGTGGCGATCAACGACTGGTCGCACCGCAGGATATCTTACTCAAAGTGCGTCTGCTCCTGCGACCGGAAAATGTACTTCCCGAGGCCCGACACAGCGACCTCAATCTCGTATACTGGACCGATGATATCCGCGAGGTCCCTTTCAGCGCCGTCGCCGGCCCCTGCCAGCTCATTTACGAAGAAAACATACCAGGAAACCATCAAGAGTGGCTATCGAAAGACCCAAACAGGTTTTACTTCAGACAAGCGTACGATAAGGCTTCAGGAAAGTTCTTGGAAGTGCCAGAGCACGCGGCGAACATCGGGCGGGCGGAGCGGAAGGATAAAGGGAAGGGGAGGGGCAAGGGGAAAGGGAAGGTGGAAGCGGAGGCGGCAGCGGAAGCGGAAACGCGGCCGTTGAGGACGCTGGACGTGTTCGCGGGCTGTGGCGGACTGTCGGCTGGTTTGCACGCTGCGGGGATCGCTTCGTGTCGCTGGGCTGTCGAACATGTCGAG GCCGCGGCACACGCCTACGCGCTCAACAACCCCGGGTGCTCCGTGTTCCGCGAGGACTGCAACGCGCTGCTGGCGGCCGCGCTGGCCGGCGCCACGCACACGGCCGCGGCGCTGCGCTTACCCACTCCTGGCGAA GTGGAGCTAATGTGCGGCGGGCCGCCGTGCCAGGGCTTCTCCGGCATGAACCGCTTTAACTCGCGCGAGTACTCCAACTTCAAGAACTCGCTCGTCGCCACCTATCTCTCCTTCTGCGACTACTACCGCCCCAAATACTTCATCTTAGAGAACGTGAGAAACTTCGTCGCGTTCAAAAAAGGAATGGTCTTGAAATTGACGCTACGGACTTTACTAGACATGGggtatcagtgtacgttcggtGTTCTACAAGCGGGGAATTACGGCGTGCCTCAGACTAGACGACGACTTATTATCATGGCGGCCGCGCCGGGATTTAAGCTTCCTTTATATCCGGAACCGACTCACGTATTTAGCCGGCGCGCTTGTTCACTCACTATCAATATAGACGGTAAACGCTTCGTCTCAAACATCCAATGGGAGGATTCGGCCCCGCGACGTACTTGCACTATCCGTGACGCTATGAGCGACTTACCTGATATCAGCAATGGGGCCAGTAAAATCGAGATAGAATACGGCTCGATGCCTGAAAGCCATTTCCAGAGGATGATAAGAAGCAAAGACGAGAATGCGAAGCTGAGGGACCATATTTGTAAGAACATGGCGCCGCTGATCGTGGCTAGGATCAGCAGGATTCCGACGACGCCTGGTTCGGATTGGAGGGACCTGCCCAATATATCGGTCACGCTTTCCGACGGGACGAAATGCAAG GTATTGCAATATCGTCACATAGACAAGAGTTCCCGCAACGGCCAGCGTCGAGGCGTCTGTGCGTGTgccagtggcggcgcgtgcgACCCGGCCGATCGACAAGAAAATACTCTGATCCCGTGGTGTCTGCCACACACTGCCAATCGACACAATAACTGGGCAGGCCTCTATG GTCGTCTATCTTGGGACGGGTACTTCAGCACAACGGTGACGGACCCCGAGCCGATGGGCAAGCAGGGCCGCGTGCTGCACCCGCAGCAGCCGCGCGTCGTGTCCGTGCGCGAGTGCGCGCGCTCGCAGGGCTTCCCCGACACCTACGTGCTCGCCGGCTCCGTGCTCCACAAGCACCGACAG
- the LOC134795984 gene encoding serine--tRNA ligase, mitochondrial, giving the protein MIRRKIISLCRSNYSRLCSSMTQPDIDLGYYCDVSNSSEVKRNITSRKGVGNVDRVLDIYNRLKIINVADEAHDALKQELYRELSKLPNKTHPSVQGYKDDPILVHELNKKRDFGKHTPLEVSEITRLMNLMRTDKLGQTCGHKSYYFLGELAELEEALIKYAVTYLVKENFKLVSVPDILPKNVLESCGMTINSDRTQIYSLDPIHHGPDLYLSGTAEMSLAGFLMNSVHSSTDLPLKLAAVSRCFRAETSSVIDERGVYRVHQFTKVEMFAVTTPQQSEEMLEYIRTLQEQMFVPLGFNMKVLDMPPHELGAPAYRKYDIEAWMPGRGNYGEVSSCSNCTDYQSRRLNIRYKQDDKTHYVHTLNGTACAIPRMLITLLETHQDPKGKIFIPDALQPFMNGKKYITKNSAIPDLKLTKKTK; this is encoded by the exons ATGATTAGACGTAAAATAATCTCGCTGTGCCGATCCAACTACAGTAGATTATGTTCTTCCATGACCCAGCCAGATATCGATCTAGGATACTACTGTGATGTAAGCAACTCCTCCGAGGTTAAGCGAAACATAACTTCAAGAAAAGGTGTTGGAAATGTAGATCGCGTGTTAGATATCTATAATCGCCTGAAAATTATAAATGTGGCCGATGAAGCTCACGATGCTTTAAAACAGGAGTTGTATAGGGAGCTTAGTAAATTGCCAAACAAAACTCACCCCTCAGTTCAAGGATATAAAGACGACCCTATATTAGTACATGAGCTCAATAAGAAGCGTGACTTTGGGAAGCACACGCCACTTGAAGTTAGCGAAATTACACGCCTCATGAACCTTATGAGGACAGATAAGTTAGGTCAAACTTGTGGACACAAGAGTTATTATTTCCTCGGCGAACTAGCTGAATTAGAGGAAGCATTGATCAAATATGCAGTTACATACTTGGTCAAGGAGAATTTTAAACTAGTTTCTGTCCCTGATATCTTACCAAAGAATGTTTTGGAAAGCTGTGGCATGACAATAAATAGTGATAGGACACAG ATATACTCCTTAGATCCAATTCATCATGGCCCAGACTTATATCTGTCAGGCACAGCAGAAATGTCACTGGCAGGATTTCTCATGAACTCCGTCCACTCCAGCACAGACCTTCCTCTGAAGCTGGCAGCCGTAAGCCGATGTTTCCGGGCTGAGACTTCCAGTGTCATAGATGAGCGGGGAGTGTATAG agtgCACCAGTTTACCAAAGTGGAAATGTTTGCTGTTACCACACCGCAGCAGTCGGAGGAGATGCTTGAATACATCAGGACCCTGCAGGAACAAATGTTTGTACCCCTGGGATTCAACATGAAAGTGTTAGATATGCCACCACATGAGTTGGGAGCTCCTGCTTACAG aaaatatgacattgaagCCTGGATGCCAGGCCGAGGCAATTACGGAGAAGTTTCAAGTTGCAGCAACTGTACAGATTACCAATCAAGAAGACTTAACATCAGATACAAACAGGACGACAAAACACACTATGTGCACACATTGAACGGGACTGCATGTGCAATACCAAGGATGCTGATCACTTTACTTGAAACACACCAAGACCCAAAAGGCAAAATATTCATCCCTGATGCTCttcagccttttatgaatggaAAGAAATATATAACAAAGAATAGTGCAATACCAGATTTAAAGTTaacaaagaaaacaaaataa
- the LOC134795985 gene encoding KRR1 small subunit processome component homolog — MQESDNEVADTGPVDNAWAMKIPKFTPEDNPHGLLEESKFATLFPKYREQYLKECWPLVQKVLKEHHIVAELDLIEGSIIVKTTRKTWDPYIIIKARDLMKLMSRSVPFEQAVRVLEDEIGCDIIKLNSFVRKKETFLKRRQRLIGPNGVTLKSIELLTECYVLVQGNTVSAVGPYKGLVQVRRIVEDTMKNIHPMYNIKSLMIKRELMKDPRLKNESWDRFLPTFKSKNVPRKQPKKKVQKKPYTPFPPPQAESKIDKELATGEYFLKDEQKKAKKRHAREEKQEQNKRARVEQRQKDFIPPEEKSVAPSTSTESTVDIQQFKAKMKKFSKQHKGLKKSKAKEDGQ, encoded by the coding sequence ATGCAAGAATCTGACAACGAGGTTGCAGATACAGGGCCCGTCGATAATGCATGGGCTATGAAAATACCCAAGTTCACCCCAGAGGATAACCCTCATGGTCTGTTAGAAGAAAGTAAATTTGCAACCTTATTCCCTAAATATCGTGAACAGTACCTGAAAGAATGTTGGCCTCTTGTGCAGAAAGTGTTAAAGGAACATCACATTGTCGCCGAATTGGATCTTATTGAAGGTAGCATTATTGTTAAAACTACGAGAAAGACTTGGGACccctatataataataaaagctAGAGATTTAATGAAGCTAATGTCCCGAAGCGTCCCGTTTGAACAGGCAGTCAGGGTTCTAGAGGATGAAATAGGATgtgatattattaaattaaactcaTTTGTGCGAAAGAAGGAAACCTTTTTGAAAAGACGGCAGCGATTGATAGGACCAAATGGAGTGACTCTCAAGTCTATCGAACTACTGACCGAGTGTTACGTACTTGTTCAAGGCAATACTGTGTCCGCGGTTGGCCCATACAAAGGTTTAGTTCAGGTCCGACGCATAGTAGAGGATACCATGAAAAACATCCACCCAATGTATAACATAAAAAGTTTAATGATTAAGAGAGAACTAATGAAAGATCCTAGGCTAAAAAATGAAAGCTGGGACAGATTCCTGCCAACATTTAAAAGCAAAAATGTGCCAAGGAAACAGCCTAAAAAGAAAGTTCAGAAGAAACCTTACACTCCGTTCCCACCGCCTCAAGCAGAGAGCAAAATTGACAAGGAGCTGGCTACTGGGGAGTACTTCCTCAAGGATGAACAGAAGAAGGCTAAGAAGAGGCATGCCAGAGAGGAGAAACAAGAACAAAATAAGCGGGCTCGTGTGGAGCAGCGGCAGAAGGACTTCATTCCACCGGAAGAGAAATCTGTTGCTCCCTCTACATCCACAGAGTCTACAGTTGATATCCAACAGTTTAAGGCTAAAATGAAAAAGTTCTCTAAACAGCATAAAGGACTGAAAAAATCTAAGGCAAAGGAAGATGGTCAATAG